Part of the Corynebacterium efficiens YS-314 genome is shown below.
GGGTGTGCGCCGAGGCCGTGGCCCCCGCGCCGGAGCTGTCGCCGCAGCTGCAGGACTCCACCCGCGGGCTGGCCGAGCGCATCGCCACCGAACTGGGTGTCACCGGTGTCCTCGCCGTCGAGCTGTTCGAGACCCGCGATGCCAACGGCCAGCCGGAGATCTTTGTCAATGAGCTGGCCATGCGCCCGCACAACACCGGCCACTGGACCCAGGACGGGTGTGTGACCAGCCAGTTCGAGCAGCACCTGCGCGCCGTGCTCGATTACCCGCTCGGCTCCACCGACACGCTCGCCACCTACACCGTCATGGCCAATGTCCTGGCCGCCGACGTGGATCCGGCCGAGCCGATGGCGCGCCGCATGGCCGAGGTGTGGAAGCGGTACCCGAATGCCAAGATCCACCTCTACGGCAAGGGGTTCCGCCCGGGCCGCAAGATCGGACACGTCAACATGGTCGGTGAGGATCTGGCGACCGTGCGCGCCGAGGCCCGCGCCGCGGCCAACTACCTGGTCAACGCCACCTGGGCGTAGAACCACGCTTGTCGACGCCCACCCCCACCCACGGGGTCGGGCGTGCCACGGGTGGCACGGTTGCCGGTGGGCCCGGCGGGCCGGTTAGACTTTCCCGTGACAAACCTTTCATGGCGTAACTGGAGGAAGAACACAATGACACCACTCGTCGGGCTCATCATGGGATCTGATTCGGACTGGGACACCGTCGCCCCGGCCGCCGAGGCCCTCGCCGAATTCGGCATCCCCTTCGAGGTCGGCGTGCTCTCCGCCCACCGCACCCCGGAACGCATGCTGGCCTACGCCAAGTCAGCCCACGAGCGTGGCCTCAAGGTCATCATCGCCTGCGCCGGCGGGGCCGCCCACCTGCCCGGCATGGTCGCTGCCGCCACCCCGCTGCCCGTCATCGGCATCCCGCGGGCACTGAAGGACCTCGACGGCATGGACTCCCTGCTGTCCATCGTGCAGATGCCCGCCGGTGTGCCCGTGGCGACCGTCTCCATCGGTGGTGCCAAGAACGCCGGCCTGCTCGCCGTGCGGATCCTCGGTGCGGGTGACCCCGCACTGGTGCAGAAGATGGCCGACTACCAGGCTGACATGGCAGCCCAGGTGGAGGCCAAGGACGAGGCGCTCAAACAGCGCCTCATGGGCGAATAGATCACCCCCGACACCGTGAACCCGATTCTCGTGCTCGGCTCCAGGGTGGTCAACGGGCACGTCAATGCGCTCCTGGCCTCCCGGCTGGATCGCGCTGCCGAGCTGGCGGGCGCGTCCGGGGCGGTTGCGGTGGTGGTCAGTGGACGGGGTGAGGCCGCCGCGATGGCCGACTACCTGCGCGACCTCGGGGTGGAGACCATCATCGAGGAACCCCACGCCACCAGCACCAATGAAAACCTGGAAAACGCCCACGCACTCCTGCCGGACACCCGGCGGTGGACCGTGGTCACCAGTGACTTCCACGCCTGGCGCACCTACCTGTG
Proteins encoded:
- the purE gene encoding 5-(carboxyamino)imidazole ribonucleotide mutase; the protein is MTPLVGLIMGSDSDWDTVAPAAEALAEFGIPFEVGVLSAHRTPERMLAYAKSAHERGLKVIIACAGGAAHLPGMVAAATPLPVIGIPRALKDLDGMDSLLSIVQMPAGVPVATVSIGGAKNAGLLAVRILGAGDPALVQKMADYQADMAAQVEAKDEALKQRLMGE
- a CDS encoding YdcF family protein, coding for MNPILVLGSRVVNGHVNALLASRLDRAAELAGASGAVAVVVSGRGEAAAMADYLRDLGVETIIEEPHATSTNENLENAHALLPDTRRWTVVTSDFHAWRTYLWAWHLGIPITVVTAPTPLSVRTQMFLRECLALPHSALRVLWRKIVG